From the Astatotilapia calliptera chromosome 6, fAstCal1.2, whole genome shotgun sequence genome, one window contains:
- the galnt7 gene encoding N-acetylgalactosaminyltransferase 7 isoform X2, with amino-acid sequence MRLKVGFILRSLLVIGTFLGLLVLWSTLTPKANRDSPFEKRDDSLLPKGDLAEQFKPVMPWPHVEGVEVDLDSIRLKHGGADLPKDSKEQSNQKQVIQQQYVTFGPHTHAYTSPVLKKGILGNFEPKEPEPPGVPGGPGEGAKPFVLGPEYKDSVQASIKEFGFNMVASDMISLDRTINDIRHEECKYWHYDDRLLTSSVVIVFHNEGWSTLMRTVHSVIKRTPRRYLAEIVLIDDFSNKVHLKERLEEYIKQWNGLVKLFRNEKREGLIQARSIGAKKATKGQVLVYLDAHCEVGINWYAPLIAPISKDRTVCTVPLIDSVHGETFTFEPQGGGDSNGFARGAWDWSMLWKRIPLGAREHKLRKTQTEPYRSPAMAGGLFAIERDFFFELGLYDPGLQIWGGENFEISYKIWQCGGQLLFVPCSRVGHIYRLQGWQGNPPPAHVGSSPTLKNYVRVVEVWWDDYKDYFYASRPETLTLAYGDISDLKRFREEHRCKSFKWFMEEIAYDIPQHYPLPPKNVEWGEIRGFDTSYCIDSMGHTNGGNVELGPCHRMGGNQLFRINEANQLMQYDQCLTIGGDKSAIIITHCETNQHMEWKYFKDLHRFTHVPTGKCLDRSDLLHKVFVSDCDTSKTTQKWEMNNIVAV; translated from the exons ATGAGGCTCAAAGTGGGATTCATTCTGCGGAGCCTGCTGGTCATCGGCACGTTTCTGGGCCTGTTGGTGCTCTGGTCCACCCTGACCCCCAAAGCCAACAGAGACAGCCCGTTTGAGAAAAGG GATGACAGCTTGTTGCCCAAAGGTGACCTTGCAGAGCAGTTTAAGCCTGTGATGCCCTGGCCTCATGTGGAAGGCGTGGAGGTCGACCTCGACTCCATCAGACTGAAACACG GAGGGGCCGACCTTCCCAAGGATTCAAAGGAGCAATCCAACCAGAAGCAGGTGATTCAACAGCAGTATGTGACATTCGGACCTCACACACACGCCTACACTAGCCCCGTCCTGAAGAAAGGTATCCTGGGAAATTTTGAGCCTAAGGAGCCTGAACCTCCAGGGGTCCCCGGTGGACCCGGAGAGGGCGCTAAGCCGTTTGTCCTGGGTCCAGAGTACAAAGACTCGGTTCAGGCCTCCATCAAAGAGTTTGGCTTCAACATGGTTGCCAGTGACATGATTTCACTGGACAGAACAATCAATGACATACGCCACGAAGA GTGTAAGTACTGGCACTACGACGACAGACTGCTCACATCCAGCGTGGTGATAGTCTTCCATAACGAAGGCTGGTCAACGCTGATGAGGACTGTCCACAGTGTCATCAAGAGGACTCCTCGCAGGTACCTGGCTGAGATTGTCCTGATAGATGACTTCAGTAACAAAG TCCATCTGAAGGAGCGCCTGGAGGAGTACATCAAGCAGTGGAACGGCCTCGTCAAACTCTTCAGGAATGAGAAGAGGGAAGGATTAATACAGGCCAGGAGCATTGGAGCCAAGAAGGCCACCAAAGGACAG GTGCTGGTCTACCTGGATGCTCACTGTGAGGTCGGGATCAACTGGTACGCTCCACTGATCGCTCCCATTTCAAAGGACAG AACGGTGTGTACGGTGCCTCTGATCGACTCCGTCCACGGCGAGACGTTCACCTTTGAGCCCCAGGGTGGAGGAGACAGCAACGGTTTTGCTAGAGGCGCCTGGGATTGgagcatgctgtggaagagaatcCCTCTGGGAGCCAGGGAGCATAAGCTGAGAAAAACTCAGACTGAGCCTTATAG GTCTCCAGCCATGGCAGGAGGTCTCTTTGCTATAGAAAGAGACTTTTTCTTTGAGCTGGGACTGTACGACCCTGGACTGCAGATATGGGGAGGGGAGAATTTTGAAATATCTTACAAG ATCTGGCAGTGTGGTGGCCAGCTGCTCTTTGTGCCCTGTTCTCGCGTCGGCCACATCTACAGACTTCAGGGATGGCAAGGCAACCCTCCGCCAGCACATGTTGGATCCTCGCCTACTCTCAAG aACTATGTTCGTGTGGTGGAGGTTTGGTGGGACGACTATAAGGACTACTTCTACGCCAGCCGCCCTGAAACTCTGACTCTGGCCTACGGAGACATCAGTGACCTTAAACGATTCAG GGAGGAGCATCGATGCAAAAGTTTCAAGTGGTTCATGGAGGAAATAGCATACGACATTCCACAGCACTACCCACTTCCTCCTAAAAATGTAGAGTGGGGGGAG ATCCGGGGCTTCGACACCAGTTACTGCATCGACAGCATGGGACACACTAACGGAGGGAATGTAGAGCTGGGCCCGTGCCACAGGATGGGTGGAAACCAG CTGTTCCGCATCAATGAAGCCAACCAGCTGATGCAGTATGATCAGTGCCTGACCATAGGAGGCGACAAGTCTGCTATCATCATCACACACTGTGAAACCAACCAGCACATGGAGTGGAAGTACTTCAag GATCTGCATCGATTCACTCATGTGCCAACAG GAAAATGTCTGGACCGCTCCGATCTGCTTCACAAAGTGTTCGTATCAGACTGTGACACCAGTAAAACCACTCAGAAATGGGAGATGAATAACATCGTGGCTGTGTGA
- the LOC113024832 gene encoding ankyrin repeat and SOCS box protein 5-like isoform X2 — MSYIYQWLDVPWGDGDMGSWADRSPLHEAASQGRLLALRTLLAQGYHANIVTIDHVTPLHEACLSGHVACVRALLNAGANVNAATIDGVTPLYNCCTSGSVGCVELLLQSGAHTRAHHTHFPSALHEACKRGNSHCVEALLSHGADPDYEVSHLGSPLYVSCLHRHTACSKVLLHRGADVSVGRGCDSPLHAAVRQDSADQVSLLLDYGANTNFRDGNNQRPVELAPPGGKTHQLLLAFEASPRSLCQLCRLQIRNLIGRSRLNLLPVLPLPGLLTHYLDYRSNEQ; from the exons ATGTCCTATATCTACCAGTGGCTGGATGTGCCGTGGGGAGACGGAGATATGG ggtCCTGGGCAGATCGTTCTCCTCTCCATGAAGCAGCTTCTCAGGGTCGGCTGCTTGCCCTGCGCACTCTGCTGGCCCAG GGCTATCACGCCAACATTGTCACCATCGATCATGTGACTCCTCTTCACGAAGCCTGTCTATCAGGACACGTCGCCTGTGTCAGAGCTTTACTAAATGCTGGAGCTAAT gTGAACGCTGCTACCATTGATGGTGTCACTCCTCTGTACAACTGCTGTACGTCGGGGAGCGTCGGCTGTGTGGAACTGCTCCTGCAGAGCGGCGCACACACGCGTGCgcatcacacacactttccctcAGCTTTGCACGAAGCCTGCAAGAGAG GTAACAGCCACTGTGTGGAGGCCCTGCTGTCTCATGGAGCAGATCCAGATTATGAAGTTTCCCACCTGGGCTCTCCTCTGTATGTGAGCTGTCTGCACCGACACACAGCCTGCTCAAAGGTCCTGCTGCACAGAG GAGCAGATGTAAGTGTGGGCAGAGGCTGCGACAGCCCTCTGCATGCGGCTGTCAGACAGGACAGCGCAGATCAGGTGTCACTGCTGCTCGACTACGGGGCGAATACTAACTTCCGAGACGGCAACAATCAGCGGCCGGTGGAGCTGGCGCCCCCTGGTGGGAAAACacaccagctgctgctggcctttGAAG CTTCTCCAAGGAGTCTCTGCCAGTTGTGTCGTCTTCAGATCAGAAATCTGATTGGGCGATCCAGACTGAACTTGCTCCCTGTGCTTCCTCTGCCCGGCCTGCTCACTCACTACCTGGACTACAGAAGCAACGAGCAGTGA
- the galnt7 gene encoding N-acetylgalactosaminyltransferase 7 isoform X1 yields the protein MRLKVGFILRSLLVIGTFLGLLVLWSTLTPKANRDSPFEKRDDSLLPKGDLAEQFKPVMPWPHVEGVEVDLDSIRLKHGGADLPKDSKEQSNQKQVIQQQYVTFGPHTHAYTSPVLKKGILGNFEPKEPEPPGVPGGPGEGAKPFVLGPEYKDSVQASIKEFGFNMVASDMISLDRTINDIRHEECKYWHYDDRLLTSSVVIVFHNEGWSTLMRTVHSVIKRTPRRYLAEIVLIDDFSNKVHLKERLEEYIKQWNGLVKLFRNEKREGLIQARSIGAKKATKGQVLVYLDAHCEVGINWYAPLIAPISKDRTVCTVPLIDYIDGNEYSMEPQQGGDEDGLARGAWDWSLLWKRVPLSQREKAKRAHTTQPYRSPAMAGGLFAIERDFFFELGLYDPGLQIWGGENFEISYKIWQCGGQLLFVPCSRVGHIYRLQGWQGNPPPAHVGSSPTLKNYVRVVEVWWDDYKDYFYASRPETLTLAYGDISDLKRFREEHRCKSFKWFMEEIAYDIPQHYPLPPKNVEWGEIRGFDTSYCIDSMGHTNGGNVELGPCHRMGGNQLFRINEANQLMQYDQCLTIGGDKSAIIITHCETNQHMEWKYFKDLHRFTHVPTGKCLDRSDLLHKVFVSDCDTSKTTQKWEMNNIVAV from the exons ATGAGGCTCAAAGTGGGATTCATTCTGCGGAGCCTGCTGGTCATCGGCACGTTTCTGGGCCTGTTGGTGCTCTGGTCCACCCTGACCCCCAAAGCCAACAGAGACAGCCCGTTTGAGAAAAGG GATGACAGCTTGTTGCCCAAAGGTGACCTTGCAGAGCAGTTTAAGCCTGTGATGCCCTGGCCTCATGTGGAAGGCGTGGAGGTCGACCTCGACTCCATCAGACTGAAACACG GAGGGGCCGACCTTCCCAAGGATTCAAAGGAGCAATCCAACCAGAAGCAGGTGATTCAACAGCAGTATGTGACATTCGGACCTCACACACACGCCTACACTAGCCCCGTCCTGAAGAAAGGTATCCTGGGAAATTTTGAGCCTAAGGAGCCTGAACCTCCAGGGGTCCCCGGTGGACCCGGAGAGGGCGCTAAGCCGTTTGTCCTGGGTCCAGAGTACAAAGACTCGGTTCAGGCCTCCATCAAAGAGTTTGGCTTCAACATGGTTGCCAGTGACATGATTTCACTGGACAGAACAATCAATGACATACGCCACGAAGA GTGTAAGTACTGGCACTACGACGACAGACTGCTCACATCCAGCGTGGTGATAGTCTTCCATAACGAAGGCTGGTCAACGCTGATGAGGACTGTCCACAGTGTCATCAAGAGGACTCCTCGCAGGTACCTGGCTGAGATTGTCCTGATAGATGACTTCAGTAACAAAG TCCATCTGAAGGAGCGCCTGGAGGAGTACATCAAGCAGTGGAACGGCCTCGTCAAACTCTTCAGGAATGAGAAGAGGGAAGGATTAATACAGGCCAGGAGCATTGGAGCCAAGAAGGCCACCAAAGGACAG GTGCTGGTCTACCTGGATGCTCACTGTGAGGTCGGGATCAACTGGTACGCTCCACTGATCGCTCCCATTTCAAAGGACAG GACAGTATGCACAGTGCCGCTGATAGACTATATAGATGGTAATGAGTACAGTATGGAGCCCCAGCAAGGCGGAGACGAGGACGGCCTGGCTAGAGGAGCGTGGGACTGGAGCCTGCTCTGGAAGAGAGTGCCGCTTAGCCAGAGAGAGAAGGCCAAGAGAGCGCACACCACCCAGCCTTACCG GTCTCCAGCCATGGCAGGAGGTCTCTTTGCTATAGAAAGAGACTTTTTCTTTGAGCTGGGACTGTACGACCCTGGACTGCAGATATGGGGAGGGGAGAATTTTGAAATATCTTACAAG ATCTGGCAGTGTGGTGGCCAGCTGCTCTTTGTGCCCTGTTCTCGCGTCGGCCACATCTACAGACTTCAGGGATGGCAAGGCAACCCTCCGCCAGCACATGTTGGATCCTCGCCTACTCTCAAG aACTATGTTCGTGTGGTGGAGGTTTGGTGGGACGACTATAAGGACTACTTCTACGCCAGCCGCCCTGAAACTCTGACTCTGGCCTACGGAGACATCAGTGACCTTAAACGATTCAG GGAGGAGCATCGATGCAAAAGTTTCAAGTGGTTCATGGAGGAAATAGCATACGACATTCCACAGCACTACCCACTTCCTCCTAAAAATGTAGAGTGGGGGGAG ATCCGGGGCTTCGACACCAGTTACTGCATCGACAGCATGGGACACACTAACGGAGGGAATGTAGAGCTGGGCCCGTGCCACAGGATGGGTGGAAACCAG CTGTTCCGCATCAATGAAGCCAACCAGCTGATGCAGTATGATCAGTGCCTGACCATAGGAGGCGACAAGTCTGCTATCATCATCACACACTGTGAAACCAACCAGCACATGGAGTGGAAGTACTTCAag GATCTGCATCGATTCACTCATGTGCCAACAG GAAAATGTCTGGACCGCTCCGATCTGCTTCACAAAGTGTTCGTATCAGACTGTGACACCAGTAAAACCACTCAGAAATGGGAGATGAATAACATCGTGGCTGTGTGA
- the LOC113024832 gene encoding ankyrin repeat and SOCS box protein 5-like isoform X1, with translation MAMCPERKQTSSANHKTPSSPSSFPSCCCLQYCSGVRSSRNMLPGPCGATEVSRKRGAEPGLLPRHVSERKRACWGILTSQGSWADRSPLHEAASQGRLLALRTLLAQGYHANIVTIDHVTPLHEACLSGHVACVRALLNAGANVNAATIDGVTPLYNCCTSGSVGCVELLLQSGAHTRAHHTHFPSALHEACKRGNSHCVEALLSHGADPDYEVSHLGSPLYVSCLHRHTACSKVLLHRGADVSVGRGCDSPLHAAVRQDSADQVSLLLDYGANTNFRDGNNQRPVELAPPGGKTHQLLLAFEASPRSLCQLCRLQIRNLIGRSRLNLLPVLPLPGLLTHYLDYRSNEQ, from the exons ATGGCCATGTGCCCCGAACGCAAACAAACCTCTTCAGCCAATCATAAGACTCCCAGCTCGCCCTCCTCCTTTCCgagctgctgctgcctgcagTATTGCAGCGGAGTTCGGAGTAGTCGGAACATGCTGCCGGGGCCGTGTGGAGCTACCGAAGTGTCCCGGAAAAGAGGTGCTGAGCCGGGCCTGCTGCCGAGGCACGTCTCGGAGAGGAAGCGGGCCTGCTGGGGAATTCTTACCAGCCAAG ggtCCTGGGCAGATCGTTCTCCTCTCCATGAAGCAGCTTCTCAGGGTCGGCTGCTTGCCCTGCGCACTCTGCTGGCCCAG GGCTATCACGCCAACATTGTCACCATCGATCATGTGACTCCTCTTCACGAAGCCTGTCTATCAGGACACGTCGCCTGTGTCAGAGCTTTACTAAATGCTGGAGCTAAT gTGAACGCTGCTACCATTGATGGTGTCACTCCTCTGTACAACTGCTGTACGTCGGGGAGCGTCGGCTGTGTGGAACTGCTCCTGCAGAGCGGCGCACACACGCGTGCgcatcacacacactttccctcAGCTTTGCACGAAGCCTGCAAGAGAG GTAACAGCCACTGTGTGGAGGCCCTGCTGTCTCATGGAGCAGATCCAGATTATGAAGTTTCCCACCTGGGCTCTCCTCTGTATGTGAGCTGTCTGCACCGACACACAGCCTGCTCAAAGGTCCTGCTGCACAGAG GAGCAGATGTAAGTGTGGGCAGAGGCTGCGACAGCCCTCTGCATGCGGCTGTCAGACAGGACAGCGCAGATCAGGTGTCACTGCTGCTCGACTACGGGGCGAATACTAACTTCCGAGACGGCAACAATCAGCGGCCGGTGGAGCTGGCGCCCCCTGGTGGGAAAACacaccagctgctgctggcctttGAAG CTTCTCCAAGGAGTCTCTGCCAGTTGTGTCGTCTTCAGATCAGAAATCTGATTGGGCGATCCAGACTGAACTTGCTCCCTGTGCTTCCTCTGCCCGGCCTGCTCACTCACTACCTGGACTACAGAAGCAACGAGCAGTGA